In the genome of Dickeya fangzhongdai, one region contains:
- the sodC gene encoding superoxide dismutase family protein has translation MKLKALILSSLFVSAIAGAASTTVTLKEALPTGDGNTLGDITITETEYGLLFSPNLKGLPPGIHGFHVHANASCAPGEQNGNKVPALAAGGHLDPQKTGRHLGPYNDKGHLGDLPGLVVNADGTASYELLAPRLKSLSEVKEHALMIHTGGDNYADTPKELGGGGMRIACGVIH, from the coding sequence ATGAAACTGAAAGCATTGATTCTGTCCAGCCTGTTCGTCAGCGCGATAGCCGGCGCCGCCAGCACCACGGTAACGCTAAAAGAAGCGTTGCCAACCGGAGACGGCAACACGCTTGGCGATATCACCATCACCGAAACAGAATACGGTCTGCTGTTCAGCCCCAATCTGAAAGGATTGCCGCCTGGCATCCACGGCTTCCACGTGCATGCCAACGCCAGCTGTGCGCCGGGCGAGCAGAACGGCAACAAGGTGCCGGCATTGGCGGCCGGCGGCCATCTGGATCCACAAAAAACCGGTCGACACCTTGGCCCTTACAACGACAAAGGACATCTTGGCGACCTGCCAGGGCTGGTGGTTAATGCCGACGGCACCGCCAGTTATGAATTACTGGCGCCGCGGTTGAAGTCGCTGTCGGAGGTGAAAGAACACGCACTGATGATTCACACCGGCGGCGATAACTACGCGGATACGCCGAAAGAGCTGGGCGGCGGCGGTATGCGTATCGCCTGCGGCGTTATCCACTAA
- a CDS encoding methyl-accepting chemotaxis protein, with protein MSSFLSHITIPGLKRNRPARGAYRCDALPTSLSALGLPSKPGLLLVFVPPEANFSEVNRAWQRFSAPHRTVITLSSTGALCSQRHHSTYCDMDGPYGSWLWMPQSLIAKHEVHLVDLHMHDKPNARVRIDAIRRELERLDVSMPLSSDNTFALIYCDGLAASEGFLMQAWYACRRFPCLTIGGAAGGRLDFSGTYIGADNAVLQGKAVIVFCQMAPGKSFAPFKSQNFTPTKQSWLVAEADPVARTVKSVFDANGHEQPIIEAIASCLRCPPDQVGQHLTGKTFAVKVNDEYFVRSVASIKEDRIAFFCDLEFGDRLYLMQSTDFIATTERDWQQFMSQYGKPDLVLLNDCVLRRAGNTNLEQAHFFDQIPAAGFSSFGEILGVPINQTLSALAFFSRDVKAMTHFPVEYAAYAGHYAQRALRRWEALHDIQSTVVKQVVDYEQALAPLLTAMPQLEQATLRQSETLDVAQTSIRAISDSASKTQEAQSRLETGLNDLERISKGISHITSGINAIADKTNLLALNAAVEAARAGEAGRGFAVVADEVRKLASSSKEQVDATTHSINEAVETIAHIRAIAQQTVTTTAQMADKSISAANQIADMSAETDKDRANMTANLSNLKDLARGMDAMQDAVNQLTTLQKLASS; from the coding sequence ATGTCATCTTTCCTGAGCCATATCACAATTCCGGGTTTAAAAAGGAACCGCCCTGCACGCGGGGCCTATCGCTGTGATGCTTTACCCACTTCGCTGTCGGCCCTCGGGTTACCGTCAAAACCGGGGTTACTGCTGGTATTTGTGCCGCCTGAAGCCAATTTCTCGGAGGTTAATCGCGCCTGGCAACGTTTTTCCGCCCCTCATCGCACCGTCATCACCCTCTCGTCCACCGGCGCATTATGCAGTCAGCGACATCACTCCACTTACTGTGACATGGATGGTCCGTATGGCAGTTGGCTGTGGATGCCCCAGTCGCTGATCGCCAAACATGAGGTGCATCTGGTGGATCTGCACATGCATGACAAACCCAATGCCCGCGTCAGGATCGATGCCATCAGGCGGGAACTGGAGCGCCTGGACGTCAGTATGCCGCTCTCCTCGGATAACACGTTTGCGCTGATTTATTGCGATGGCCTGGCCGCGTCGGAAGGGTTTCTGATGCAAGCCTGGTATGCCTGTCGCCGTTTCCCCTGTCTGACTATTGGCGGCGCGGCGGGCGGGCGGCTGGATTTCAGCGGAACCTACATCGGTGCGGATAACGCGGTGTTGCAGGGAAAAGCGGTGATCGTGTTCTGCCAGATGGCGCCCGGTAAGTCCTTTGCGCCGTTCAAGAGCCAGAACTTTACCCCGACGAAACAAAGCTGGCTGGTGGCGGAGGCCGACCCCGTCGCCCGCACGGTTAAATCCGTCTTTGACGCCAACGGTCATGAGCAGCCAATCATTGAGGCGATCGCCTCATGTTTACGTTGTCCGCCCGACCAGGTCGGCCAGCATCTGACAGGAAAAACTTTTGCGGTTAAAGTTAATGACGAATACTTCGTCCGCTCTGTCGCATCGATTAAAGAAGACCGCATTGCGTTTTTCTGCGATCTGGAGTTTGGCGACCGTCTGTATCTTATGCAGTCAACGGATTTTATCGCCACGACAGAGCGGGACTGGCAACAGTTCATGTCGCAATACGGCAAGCCGGATCTTGTCCTGCTCAACGACTGCGTATTACGCCGGGCCGGCAACACCAATCTGGAACAGGCCCATTTTTTTGATCAGATCCCCGCGGCGGGTTTTTCCAGTTTTGGTGAAATTCTGGGCGTGCCGATTAACCAGACGCTATCGGCGCTGGCATTTTTCAGTCGTGACGTTAAAGCGATGACGCATTTCCCGGTCGAATACGCCGCGTACGCCGGCCACTACGCTCAGCGCGCGTTGCGACGCTGGGAAGCCCTGCACGACATTCAGTCTACCGTGGTCAAGCAAGTAGTCGATTACGAGCAGGCGCTGGCGCCATTGTTAACGGCCATGCCGCAACTGGAGCAGGCGACGTTACGGCAAAGCGAGACGCTGGATGTGGCCCAAACCAGTATTCGCGCGATTAGCGACTCCGCTTCGAAGACACAGGAAGCACAGTCCCGGCTTGAAACCGGCCTCAACGATCTGGAGCGTATTTCAAAAGGCATCAGTCATATCACCAGCGGCATTAACGCCATTGCGGATAAAACCAATCTGCTGGCGCTGAATGCGGCGGTGGAAGCCGCGCGCGCCGGCGAGGCGGGCCGGGGATTCGCCGTGGTCGCCGACGAAGTGCGCAAACTGGCCAGCTCATCCAAAGAGCAGGTGGACGCCACCACTCACAGCATCAACGAAGCCGTCGAAACCATCGCGCATATCCGCGCCATTGCACAACAGACGGTAACGACGACAGCACAGATGGCGGATAAAAGCATCTCGGCGGCGAATCAAATCGCCGACATGAGCGCTGAAACAGACAAGGACCGGGCCAATATGACCGCCAACCTGAGCAATCTGAAGGATCTCGCCAGGGGCATGGATGCCATGCAGGATGCCGTCAACCAGTTGACTACTCTGCAAAAACTCGCCTCTTCCTAA
- the ogt gene encoding methylated-DNA--[protein]-cysteine S-methyltransferase gives MQTFLFDTLSTPIGELLLIADENYHLRAVEWREYEEKLYQSLNKRYRHDPFVLKACNNPGGLTDTLRAYFAGDLHSIETLPVAAAGTDFQRQVWQALRTISCGSTTTYGELAARLGQPGAARAVGLANGANPISIVVPCHRVIGAQGALTGYAGGIHRKQWLLTHEGYLPQQNLFNTDH, from the coding sequence ATGCAGACATTTTTATTTGACACGCTATCTACGCCCATCGGGGAATTATTATTGATTGCCGATGAAAATTATCACCTTAGGGCAGTGGAATGGCGTGAATATGAAGAAAAATTATATCAATCTCTGAATAAGCGTTATCGCCACGATCCGTTCGTGTTAAAAGCCTGTAATAATCCTGGTGGATTAACCGATACTCTGCGCGCCTATTTCGCCGGCGACCTGCATAGCATTGAAACGCTGCCGGTAGCCGCCGCCGGGACGGATTTTCAGCGCCAGGTATGGCAGGCGCTTCGCACTATATCCTGCGGTAGTACAACCACTTACGGCGAGCTGGCCGCCAGACTCGGCCAACCGGGCGCCGCCCGCGCCGTCGGTCTGGCTAATGGCGCCAACCCGATCAGCATCGTGGTTCCCTGCCATCGGGTTATCGGTGCGCAAGGCGCGCTCACCGGTTATGCCGGCGGCATTCATCGCAAACAATGGTTATTAACTCACGAAGGGTATTTGCCGCAGCAAAATTTATTCAATACCGACCATTAA
- the fnr gene encoding fumarate/nitrate reduction transcriptional regulator Fnr, protein MIPEKRIIRRIQSGGCAIHCQDCSISQLCIPFTLNEHELDQLDNIIERKKPIQKGQALFKAGDELKSLYAIRSGTIKSYTITEQGDEQITGFHLAGDLVGFDAIGNAQHPSFAQALETSMVCEIPFETLDDLSGKMPNLRQQMMRLMSGEIRGDQDMILLLSKKNAEERLAAFIYNLSRRFAQRGFSPREFRLTMTRGDIGNYLGLTVETISRLLGRFQKSGMLAVKGKYITIENIETLAELAGTSRSKA, encoded by the coding sequence ATGATTCCTGAAAAGCGAATAATCCGACGCATTCAGTCTGGCGGTTGTGCAATCCATTGTCAGGACTGCAGCATCAGCCAACTGTGTATTCCTTTCACGCTGAACGAGCATGAACTTGACCAGCTCGACAACATCATCGAAAGGAAGAAACCCATCCAGAAAGGGCAAGCGTTGTTCAAGGCCGGTGATGAACTGAAATCGCTGTACGCCATCCGCTCAGGCACCATCAAAAGCTACACCATCACCGAGCAGGGTGATGAACAGATCACCGGTTTCCATCTGGCGGGCGATCTGGTCGGGTTTGACGCCATCGGCAACGCCCAGCATCCCAGCTTCGCTCAGGCGCTGGAAACCTCCATGGTGTGCGAGATCCCGTTTGAAACGCTGGACGATCTGTCCGGTAAGATGCCCAATCTGCGTCAGCAGATGATGCGGCTGATGAGCGGCGAAATCCGTGGCGATCAGGACATGATCCTGCTGTTGTCAAAGAAAAACGCCGAAGAGCGTCTGGCGGCGTTCATCTACAACCTGTCCCGCCGTTTCGCTCAGCGCGGCTTCTCGCCCCGCGAATTTCGCCTGACCATGACCCGTGGCGATATCGGCAACTATCTTGGCCTGACGGTGGAAACCATCAGTCGCCTGCTCGGCCGTTTCCAGAAAAGCGGCATGCTGGCGGTAAAAGGCAAATACATCACTATCGAAAATATCGAAACGCTGGCCGAGCTGGCCGGTACTTCACGTAGCAAAGCGTAA
- the uspE gene encoding universal stress protein UspE: MAKYQNLLVAIDPNQDDQPALRRAVYLVQRLGGRIKAFLPIYDFSYEMTTLLSPDERTEMRQGVIAQRTEWIAEQCKYYLDAGIAIDIKVVWHNKPYEAIIQEVIAGKHDLLLKMAHQHDRLEAVIFTPTDWQLLRKCPCPVWMVKDQPWPEDGRALVAVNLASEDPYHDPLNIKLVSEALDLARQVNQTEVHLVGAYPVTPINIAIELPDFDPGVYNGAIRGQHLLAMKSLRQKFNLDERVTHVEKGLPEEVIPDLAEHLQAGVVVLGSLGRTGLSAAFIGNTVEHVIDHLKCDLLAIKPDDFVSPVTQQGEADNPDENA, encoded by the coding sequence ATGGCGAAGTATCAGAACTTACTGGTAGCTATTGACCCCAATCAGGATGACCAGCCCGCGTTGCGACGGGCCGTTTATCTGGTCCAGCGACTTGGTGGCCGTATCAAGGCGTTTTTGCCTATCTACGACTTTTCCTACGAAATGACCACCCTGCTCTCTCCGGATGAAAGAACCGAGATGAGACAAGGGGTTATCGCCCAACGAACCGAATGGATTGCGGAACAGTGTAAATACTATCTTGATGCGGGAATCGCTATTGATATCAAGGTGGTCTGGCATAACAAACCTTATGAAGCCATTATTCAGGAGGTGATTGCCGGGAAACACGACTTATTGCTCAAAATGGCTCATCAGCACGACCGGCTGGAAGCGGTGATTTTCACCCCAACCGACTGGCAGCTGTTGCGTAAATGCCCCTGCCCGGTGTGGATGGTGAAAGATCAGCCGTGGCCGGAAGACGGCCGTGCGCTGGTGGCGGTCAATCTGGCCAGCGAAGACCCGTATCACGATCCGCTCAATATCAAACTGGTGTCGGAAGCGTTGGATCTGGCTCGTCAGGTCAATCAGACCGAAGTTCATCTGGTGGGCGCCTACCCGGTCACGCCCATCAATATCGCCATCGAATTGCCGGATTTCGACCCCGGTGTTTACAACGGCGCCATTCGTGGTCAGCACCTGCTGGCGATGAAATCGCTGCGACAGAAATTCAACCTGGACGAACGTGTAACCCATGTGGAGAAGGGACTGCCGGAAGAGGTCATTCCCGACCTGGCAGAACATTTGCAGGCTGGCGTGGTGGTACTGGGCTCGCTGGGGCGCACCGGTTTGTCCGCTGCGTTTATCGGCAACACGGTGGAACATGTCATTGACCACCTGAAGTGCGATCTGCTGGCTATCAAACCGGACGATTTCGTCTCGCCGGTAACCCAGCAGGGAGAAGCCGACAATCCGGATGAAAACGCCTGA
- the pntB gene encoding Re/Si-specific NAD(P)(+) transhydrogenase subunit beta: MSGGLVTAAYIVAAILFIFSLAGLSKHETSRQGNIFGISGMTIALLATILGPNAGNVGWIIAAMVIGGAIGVHLARKVEMTEMPELVAILHSFVGFAAVLVGFNSFIGEGDIADPIMENIHLTEVFLGIFIGAVTFTGSIVAFGKLRGLISSKPLMLPNRHKLNLLALVLSFLLLLVFVKTGSVAMQVFALLLMTLIALAFGWHLVASIGGADMPVVVSMLNSYSGWAAAAAGFMLSNDLLIVTGALVGSSGAILSYIMCKAMNRSFISVIAGGFGTDGSSTGSDEAVGEHRETTAEEVAELLKNSTSVIITPGYGMAVAQAQYPVHDITAKLRARGVNVRFGIHPVAGRLPGHMNVLLAEAKVPYDIVLEMDEINDDFAETDTVLVIGANDTVNPAAQEDPHSPIAGMPVLEVWKAQNVIVFKRSMNTGYAGVQNPLFFKENTQMLFGDAKESVEAILKAL, from the coding sequence ATGTCTGGAGGACTAGTGACGGCAGCGTATATCGTTGCTGCAATTTTGTTTATTTTCAGCCTGGCTGGCTTATCCAAACACGAGACGTCCCGTCAGGGGAACATTTTCGGCATCAGCGGGATGACCATTGCGCTGCTGGCGACCATTCTGGGGCCGAACGCCGGCAACGTGGGATGGATTATCGCGGCGATGGTGATTGGTGGCGCTATCGGCGTGCATCTGGCTCGCAAGGTGGAAATGACCGAAATGCCGGAACTGGTGGCGATTCTGCACAGTTTTGTCGGTTTTGCGGCGGTGCTGGTCGGTTTTAACAGCTTTATCGGCGAAGGCGATATTGCTGACCCGATCATGGAAAATATCCACCTGACCGAAGTGTTTCTGGGGATTTTCATCGGTGCGGTGACCTTTACCGGCTCGATCGTCGCGTTTGGCAAACTACGCGGTCTGATCTCATCCAAACCGCTGATGCTGCCTAATCGTCATAAGCTGAATCTGCTGGCGCTGGTATTGTCATTCTTACTGTTGCTGGTGTTTGTTAAAACCGGAAGCGTAGCCATGCAGGTGTTTGCGCTGTTGCTGATGACGCTGATTGCGCTGGCGTTTGGCTGGCATCTGGTGGCGTCTATCGGCGGCGCGGACATGCCGGTGGTGGTTTCCATGCTGAACTCCTATTCCGGTTGGGCCGCGGCGGCAGCGGGCTTCATGCTGAGCAACGATCTGCTGATCGTTACCGGCGCGCTGGTGGGTTCTTCCGGCGCCATCCTGTCCTACATCATGTGCAAGGCGATGAACCGATCGTTCATTAGCGTGATTGCCGGCGGTTTCGGTACCGACGGTTCTTCTACTGGCAGTGATGAAGCGGTTGGCGAGCATCGTGAAACCACGGCGGAAGAGGTGGCGGAACTGCTGAAAAACTCCACTTCGGTGATCATTACGCCGGGATACGGCATGGCGGTGGCGCAGGCGCAGTATCCGGTGCATGACATTACCGCCAAACTGCGGGCACGCGGCGTTAATGTGCGCTTCGGTATTCACCCGGTCGCCGGGCGTTTGCCAGGACATATGAACGTTCTGCTGGCGGAAGCCAAGGTGCCTTACGACATCGTGCTGGAAATGGATGAAATCAATGATGATTTCGCCGAGACCGACACCGTGCTGGTGATTGGCGCCAACGACACCGTCAATCCGGCGGCGCAGGAAGATCCGCATAGCCCGATTGCCGGTATGCCGGTGCTGGAAGTGTGGAAGGCGCAAAACGTGATTGTGTTCAAGCGTTCGATGAATACCGGCTATGCCGGTGTGCAGAACCCGCTGTTCTTTAAAGAAAATACCCAGATGCTGTTTGGCGATGCCAAGGAAAGCGTCGAGGCGATTCTGAAAGCGCTGTAA
- the pntA gene encoding Re/Si-specific NAD(P)(+) transhydrogenase subunit alpha, protein MRIGVPKERLANEARVAATPKTVEQLLKLGFEVAIERGAGKLASFEDEAYEQAGATILDTAAVWQSDILLKVNAPLDEEVELTRAGSTIISFIWPAQNPALLETLAARQVTVLAMDSVPRISRAQSMDALSSMANIAGYRAIVEAAHEFGRFFTGQITAAGKVPPAKVLIIGAGVAGLAAIGAAGSLGAIVRAFDTRPEVKEQVKSMGAEFLELEFEEEAGSGDGYAKVMSEAFIKAEMALFAAQAQEVDIIVTTALIPGKPAPRLITKEMVQGMKPGSVIVDLAAQTGGNCELTVADRVTVTENGVKIIGYTDLPSRLSTQSSQLYGTNLVNLLKLLCKEKNGEIDIDFDDNVIRGVTVIKSGEITWPAPPIQVSAQPQQAKPAAAAVAQQDAKPASPWKKFIFIAIAIVLFGWLANVAPKEFLSHFTVFALSCVVGYYVVWNVSHALHTPLMSVTNAISGIIVVGALLQIGHGGWVSFFSFIAVLIASINIFGGFTVTQRMLKMFRKN, encoded by the coding sequence ATGCGTATTGGTGTACCAAAAGAGAGGTTGGCCAATGAAGCCCGTGTCGCAGCCACGCCAAAAACGGTGGAGCAACTGCTGAAACTGGGCTTTGAGGTCGCCATTGAGCGTGGGGCTGGAAAACTCGCCAGTTTTGAGGATGAGGCTTACGAGCAAGCCGGCGCGACGATTCTGGATACAGCGGCTGTCTGGCAGAGCGATATCCTGCTCAAGGTTAATGCCCCGCTGGATGAGGAAGTGGAATTGACCCGTGCCGGCAGCACGATTATCAGCTTCATCTGGCCGGCACAGAACCCGGCATTGCTGGAAACGCTGGCGGCGCGCCAGGTGACGGTGCTGGCGATGGATTCCGTGCCCCGTATTTCGCGCGCCCAGTCCATGGATGCGCTGAGTTCGATGGCGAATATTGCCGGCTATCGCGCTATTGTTGAAGCCGCGCATGAATTCGGCCGTTTCTTCACCGGTCAGATCACGGCCGCAGGTAAAGTGCCGCCGGCTAAGGTGCTGATTATCGGCGCCGGTGTGGCTGGCCTGGCTGCAATTGGCGCGGCAGGCAGCCTGGGCGCCATTGTGCGTGCGTTCGATACCCGCCCCGAAGTGAAAGAGCAGGTTAAAAGCATGGGCGCCGAGTTCCTGGAACTGGAATTCGAAGAAGAAGCCGGCAGCGGCGACGGCTACGCCAAGGTGATGTCCGAAGCCTTTATCAAAGCTGAAATGGCGTTGTTCGCGGCGCAGGCGCAAGAGGTGGATATTATTGTCACCACCGCGCTGATTCCAGGCAAACCGGCCCCACGCCTGATCACCAAAGAAATGGTGCAGGGTATGAAGCCCGGCAGCGTGATTGTCGACCTGGCGGCCCAGACCGGCGGCAACTGCGAACTGACCGTCGCGGATCGGGTCACGGTAACGGAAAATGGTGTGAAAATCATCGGTTATACCGATTTGCCGAGCCGTTTGTCGACGCAATCTTCACAGCTGTACGGCACCAATCTGGTGAATCTGCTGAAGCTTCTGTGCAAAGAGAAAAACGGCGAGATCGATATCGATTTCGACGACAACGTCATCCGTGGCGTGACGGTCATCAAGTCTGGCGAAATCACTTGGCCGGCACCGCCGATTCAGGTTTCCGCTCAGCCGCAGCAGGCCAAACCGGCCGCCGCCGCCGTCGCGCAGCAGGACGCTAAGCCCGCGTCGCCCTGGAAAAAATTCATTTTCATCGCAATCGCTATTGTGCTGTTTGGCTGGCTGGCGAATGTGGCGCCGAAAGAGTTCCTGTCGCACTTCACCGTATTTGCGCTGTCCTGCGTGGTGGGGTACTACGTGGTCTGGAACGTCAGCCACGCGTTGCATACGCCGTTGATGTCGGTCACCAATGCTATTTCCGGCATCATTGTGGTGGGCGCGTTGTTGCAGATCGGGCATGGTGGATGGGTGTCCTTTTTCTCCTTCATCGCCGTGCTGATCGCCAGCATCAATATTTTCGGCGGGTTTACCGTCACTCAGCGCATGCTGAAAATGTTCCGCAAGAATTAA
- the ydgH gene encoding DUF1471 family protein YdgH, whose protein sequence is MKLKTSVVASTLLSIVAFSAQAAQELTPEKAESLKPFERITFLGRYDAIYEAAADASKKADERGAAAFYIQSTSEVNGGRWAVTVDLYHKDAPEATKDTSYREFSGVKELPKDEAVRLEPYDTVTVTGYFGNQPEVNESIGKAAKQKNAYSFYIVRQVDINSSGATQSITAFVYKKDAPKRQVQSPDAIPADSEAGKAAIAAGGVAASKVEIPGVATSSSLSNKVGNFFQTQSSSGGSRYTVTMPDGTKIQELNNATAAQMAPFDSITLRGSFNSPTDISEEVAKQAAKKGAKFYHITKEWQEKGDHYTIGADLYK, encoded by the coding sequence ATGAAGCTGAAAACTAGCGTTGTTGCATCCACTCTTTTATCAATAGTAGCGTTTTCGGCGCAGGCTGCGCAGGAACTTACGCCAGAGAAAGCAGAATCACTAAAACCCTTTGAGCGTATTACCTTTCTAGGTCGTTACGATGCCATTTACGAAGCGGCGGCCGATGCCTCTAAAAAGGCGGATGAGCGCGGCGCGGCGGCTTTTTATATTCAAAGCACCTCGGAAGTGAACGGCGGACGTTGGGCTGTCACTGTGGATCTGTACCACAAGGACGCGCCGGAAGCGACCAAAGACACGAGTTACCGTGAATTCAGCGGCGTGAAAGAACTGCCGAAAGATGAAGCGGTACGTCTGGAACCCTATGACACCGTCACGGTCACCGGCTATTTCGGCAACCAGCCGGAAGTCAATGAATCCATCGGCAAAGCAGCCAAACAGAAAAACGCTTATTCCTTCTATATCGTGCGTCAGGTCGATATCAACTCCAGCGGCGCAACCCAGTCCATCACCGCTTTCGTCTACAAGAAAGATGCGCCGAAACGTCAGGTGCAAAGCCCGGATGCCATTCCGGCAGACTCTGAAGCCGGTAAAGCCGCGATTGCCGCTGGCGGCGTAGCGGCTTCCAAAGTGGAAATCCCCGGCGTGGCGACGTCTTCCAGCCTGAGTAACAAGGTCGGCAATTTCTTCCAGACCCAGTCGTCATCAGGTGGCTCACGTTATACCGTCACCATGCCCGATGGCACAAAAATTCAGGAACTGAATAACGCGACTGCTGCACAGATGGCGCCGTTTGATTCCATTACTCTGCGCGGTAGTTTCAATAGCCCGACCGATATCTCCGAAGAGGTTGCCAAACAGGCAGCGAAAAAAGGCGCCAAGTTCTACCACATCACCAAAGAGTGGCAGGAAAAAGGCGACCACTACACCATCGGCGCCGATTTGTACAAATAA
- the kdsA gene encoding 3-deoxy-8-phosphooctulonate synthase encodes MNNKVVNIGDIPVANSLPFVLFGGMNVLESRDLAMRICEHYVAVTQKLGIPYVFKASFDKANRSSIHSYRGPGLEEGMKIFQELKQTFGVKIITDVHEPQQAQPVSEVVDVIQLPAFLARQTDLVEAMAKTGAVINIKKPQFISPGQVGNIVDKFREGGNEQVILCDRGSNFGYDNLVVDMLGFNVMKQVSHGAPVIFDVTHALQCRDPFGAASGGRRAQVAELARAGMAVGIAGLFIEAHPEPNSAMCDGPSALPLDKLEPFLQQMKAIDDLVKSFPELDTSN; translated from the coding sequence ATGAACAATAAAGTGGTTAACATCGGAGATATCCCGGTTGCCAACTCTCTGCCGTTTGTACTGTTTGGTGGCATGAATGTGCTCGAATCCCGCGATCTGGCGATGCGGATTTGCGAACACTATGTCGCGGTAACGCAGAAACTGGGCATCCCCTATGTCTTCAAGGCGTCTTTTGATAAGGCGAACCGCTCCTCCATCCACTCTTACCGTGGTCCGGGTCTGGAAGAAGGGATGAAGATTTTCCAGGAACTGAAGCAAACTTTTGGCGTGAAAATCATTACCGACGTGCATGAACCGCAGCAGGCACAACCGGTATCCGAGGTGGTGGATGTGATTCAGTTGCCGGCGTTCCTCGCTCGCCAGACCGATCTGGTGGAAGCGATGGCGAAAACCGGCGCGGTCATCAACATCAAAAAACCGCAGTTCATCAGCCCGGGGCAGGTAGGCAATATCGTGGATAAATTCCGCGAGGGCGGCAACGAGCAGGTAATTCTGTGCGATCGCGGCAGCAACTTTGGTTACGACAACCTGGTGGTGGATATGCTGGGCTTTAATGTCATGAAGCAGGTTTCCCACGGCGCGCCGGTGATTTTCGATGTGACCCACGCGCTGCAATGTCGCGATCCGTTCGGCGCCGCGTCTGGCGGACGCCGTGCCCAGGTGGCTGAACTGGCGCGTGCCGGTATGGCGGTCGGGATTGCGGGGCTGTTTATTGAAGCCCATCCGGAGCCGAATAGCGCCATGTGTGACGGTCCTTCCGCTTTGCCGCTGGATAAACTGGAACCGTTCCTGCAGCAGATGAAAGCGATCGATGATCTGGTCAAAAGCTTCCCGGAACTGGATACCAGCAACTGA
- the sirB1 gene encoding invasion regulator SirB1, whose amino-acid sequence MSSIADFEFNQSPLSEGVILVSQSIRRDFSAQEVRQNLQQLVEEARAAISADLDQDQQLEQLIELFFHTWGFGGASGVYHLSDVLWLDNVLATRQGMPVSLGIIFLHIANQLGLPLMPVIFPTQLILRADWLDDEMWLINPLNGDTLSEHVLEVWLKGNIGLSARLMDSDLDEAENVMIVRKLLDTLKVALMEEKQMELALRASEAVLQFDPEDPYEIRDRGLIYAQLECDHIALSDLSYFVEQCPEDPVSEMIKVQIHSIEQKQIVLH is encoded by the coding sequence ATGAGTTCTATTGCTGATTTTGAATTTAACCAGTCACCCTTAAGTGAAGGCGTGATTCTGGTTTCCCAGTCAATACGCCGTGATTTTTCCGCGCAGGAAGTGAGACAAAATCTGCAGCAACTCGTTGAAGAAGCGCGGGCGGCCATCTCCGCCGATCTGGATCAGGATCAACAGCTGGAGCAGCTCATTGAGCTCTTTTTCCATACCTGGGGCTTTGGCGGCGCCAGCGGCGTTTACCATTTGTCCGACGTCCTGTGGCTGGACAACGTGCTGGCGACCCGACAGGGGATGCCGGTGTCGTTGGGAATCATCTTCCTGCATATTGCCAATCAGCTGGGGCTGCCGCTGATGCCGGTAATTTTCCCTACCCAACTGATTTTACGCGCCGACTGGCTCGACGATGAAATGTGGCTGATTAATCCGCTGAACGGCGACACGCTGAGTGAACACGTGCTGGAAGTGTGGCTAAAAGGCAACATTGGTCTTTCCGCCAGGCTGATGGATAGCGATCTGGATGAGGCGGAAAACGTGATGATTGTCCGCAAGCTGCTGGATACGCTCAAGGTCGCGTTGATGGAAGAGAAACAGATGGAGCTGGCGTTGCGCGCCAGTGAAGCCGTGTTGCAGTTCGATCCGGAAGATCCGTATGAAATCCGTGACCGCGGCCTGATTTACGCACAGCTGGAGTGCGACCATATCGCCTTGTCAGACCTGAGCTATTTCGTGGAACAATGCCCGGAAGATCCGGTTAGCGAAATGATCAAGGTGCAGATCCACTCCATCGAGCAGAAGCAGATTGTGCTGCACTAG